A genome region from Nocardiopsis exhalans includes the following:
- a CDS encoding DNA polymerase III subunit gamma and tau, with protein sequence MSIALYRKYRPATFGEVRGQEHVTDPLRQALRSGRINHAYLFSGPRGCGKTTSARILARSLNCEQGPTPDPCGTCDSCVALAPDGGGSIDVIEIDAASHGGVDDARDLRERAFFSPVNSRYKIYIIDEAHMVTREGFNALLKLVEEPPPHLKFVFATTEPEKVIGTIRSRTHHYPFRLIPPSTLKELMEDLLKQEDVSYDPAALPLVVRAGAGSARDTLSVLDQLIAGSDEGGITREGAVSLLGYTDSSLLGEMVDALGARDGAAAFSLVDRIVEGGHDPRRFTTDLLERFRDLVVLAAVPDALDKGLVNVSPESAEQMREQAARLGPAELSRGAEILNQGLTEMRGATAPRLLLELMCSRILLPATDGAQGAALLARLEQMERRVASGAIAPAASAPAPAAAPVAPAPAAPAPAAPAPQAPAPAAPAPQAPARPSAPEPPPRPAPPAAAGEPAGWDAPPRNVPEPAQGAAVSAPPGGGGPLDLGRVQGAWHQILEAVKGRRRFTWMVLTGSDVQPVGVEGNTVLLGFSKPNEAKGFSNSGSDKVVAGAIQQVLGAEVRVAPASGGNQAPPRRAEPAPRPAPQQQAPRPAEPAGWDAPAPAPQAEQPGPGAPEAAPAPQAAPAQPAGPPPDRIVTGLQEPPPDPYEDGAAAPPPDDGGFGRPVQRGPAPKAAEPSAPVPSAPVPSAPVPSAPAPSAPAPSVPVSSAPAPNSQPQGGSGSNTSGGSGGGSGTRPAGGGAALIETELGGKLLEEIEHGAAPEA encoded by the coding sequence GTGAGCATCGCGCTGTACCGCAAGTACCGTCCCGCGACGTTCGGTGAGGTGCGCGGTCAGGAACACGTGACCGACCCGCTGCGCCAGGCGTTGCGCAGCGGACGCATCAACCACGCCTATCTCTTCAGCGGCCCGCGCGGCTGCGGCAAGACGACCAGCGCGCGCATCCTCGCGCGCTCCCTCAACTGTGAGCAGGGCCCCACCCCCGACCCCTGCGGGACCTGCGACTCCTGTGTGGCGCTCGCCCCCGACGGCGGCGGCAGCATCGACGTGATCGAGATCGACGCCGCCTCCCACGGTGGTGTCGACGACGCCCGCGACCTGCGCGAACGCGCGTTCTTCTCGCCGGTCAACTCGCGCTACAAGATCTACATCATCGACGAGGCGCACATGGTGACCCGGGAGGGTTTCAACGCGCTCCTCAAGCTGGTGGAGGAACCCCCGCCGCACCTGAAGTTCGTGTTCGCCACCACCGAACCCGAGAAGGTCATCGGCACGATCCGTTCGCGGACCCACCACTACCCCTTCCGGCTCATTCCGCCGAGCACCCTCAAGGAGCTCATGGAGGACCTCCTCAAGCAGGAGGACGTCTCCTACGACCCCGCCGCGCTGCCGCTGGTCGTGCGCGCCGGCGCCGGTTCGGCCCGTGACACCCTCTCCGTCCTGGACCAGCTCATCGCCGGTTCGGACGAGGGCGGTATCACCCGGGAGGGCGCGGTATCCCTGCTCGGCTACACCGACTCCAGCCTGCTCGGCGAGATGGTCGACGCCCTGGGCGCCCGAGACGGCGCCGCCGCGTTCAGCCTGGTCGACCGGATCGTCGAGGGCGGGCACGACCCGCGCCGCTTCACCACGGACCTGCTGGAGCGCTTCCGCGACCTCGTGGTGCTCGCCGCCGTCCCGGACGCCCTGGACAAGGGGCTGGTGAACGTCTCTCCGGAGTCCGCGGAGCAGATGAGGGAACAGGCCGCCCGGCTCGGCCCGGCCGAGCTGTCCAGAGGCGCCGAGATCCTCAACCAGGGACTGACCGAGATGCGCGGCGCGACCGCGCCCAGGCTGCTCCTGGAACTCATGTGCTCGCGCATCCTGCTGCCCGCCACCGACGGCGCCCAGGGCGCCGCGCTGCTGGCCCGGCTGGAGCAGATGGAGCGCCGCGTCGCCTCCGGCGCCATCGCCCCGGCCGCGTCAGCTCCGGCACCCGCCGCCGCCCCGGTGGCTCCCGCACCCGCGGCGCCTGCTCCCGCGGCCCCGGCTCCTCAGGCTCCTGCGCCTGCCGCGCCCGCGCCGCAGGCGCCAGCACGGCCCAGCGCACCCGAACCCCCTCCTCGTCCGGCGCCCCCAGCGGCCGCCGGTGAGCCCGCGGGCTGGGACGCCCCGCCGCGCAACGTCCCCGAACCCGCGCAGGGTGCCGCGGTGTCCGCACCCCCGGGCGGTGGCGGCCCGCTCGACCTGGGCCGGGTCCAGGGCGCCTGGCACCAGATCCTGGAAGCGGTCAAGGGCCGCCGCCGGTTCACCTGGATGGTGCTGACCGGCAGCGACGTCCAGCCGGTCGGGGTCGAGGGCAATACCGTGCTGCTCGGCTTCAGCAAGCCCAACGAGGCCAAGGGCTTCAGTAACAGCGGCAGCGACAAGGTCGTCGCCGGCGCGATTCAGCAGGTCCTCGGGGCCGAGGTCCGGGTGGCCCCCGCCAGCGGCGGCAACCAGGCGCCCCCGCGCCGCGCCGAACCCGCTCCGCGCCCGGCTCCGCAGCAGCAGGCGCCGCGGCCTGCCGAGCCCGCGGGTTGGGACGCCCCGGCCCCCGCCCCACAGGCGGAACAGCCCGGGCCCGGTGCTCCCGAAGCCGCACCGGCCCCGCAGGCCGCCCCCGCGCAGCCCGCGGGCCCGCCGCCGGACCGGATCGTCACCGGGCTCCAGGAGCCGCCGCCCGACCCGTACGAGGACGGTGCCGCGGCCCCGCCGCCCGACGACGGCGGTTTCGGTCGTCCCGTTCAGCGCGGACCGGCCCCGAAGGCGGCCGAGCCCAGCGCTCCGGTACCCAGCGCTCCGGTACCCAGCGCTCCGGTACCCAGCGCTCCGGCGCCCAGTGCACCCGCGCCGAGTGTTCCCGTGTCCAGCGCTCCAGCCCCGAACAGCCAGCCCCAGGGCGGGTCGGGCTCGAACACCTCCGGTGGTTCCGGCGGCGGTTCGGGCACGCGCCCCGCGGGCGGCGGCGCCGCGCTCATCGAGACCGAGCTCGGGGGCAAGCTGCTTGAGGAGATCGAACACGGGGCCGCCCCCGAGGCCTGA
- a CDS encoding TetR/AcrR family transcriptional regulator — protein sequence MADNTAEQNRRAPDPRRRSQRARNAVIDAAAELLGEVGYAKLTVEAIAARAKVGKQTIYRWWPSKAAVVFEVFTRLTGAEAGLPLPDTGDLAADLKTVFRATADEFADPAMDRTTRAFTAEVQHDEEFARAVTERLIQPNSEAVRARLRSGQDAGQLAPDADLDLAVEMLNGPINHRWLLRTGPLTHEYVDRLVDTVLRGLRP from the coding sequence ATGGCCGACAACACCGCTGAACAGAACCGACGGGCCCCGGATCCCCGCCGTCGCAGCCAACGCGCGCGGAACGCCGTCATCGACGCCGCCGCCGAACTGCTGGGTGAGGTCGGTTACGCCAAGCTCACCGTGGAGGCCATCGCCGCCCGCGCGAAGGTCGGCAAGCAGACCATCTACCGCTGGTGGCCCTCCAAGGCCGCCGTGGTCTTCGAGGTCTTCACCAGGCTGACCGGGGCCGAGGCCGGGCTGCCCCTGCCCGACACCGGCGACCTGGCCGCCGACCTCAAGACCGTGTTCCGCGCCACCGCCGACGAGTTCGCCGACCCGGCCATGGACCGCACCACGCGGGCCTTCACCGCGGAGGTCCAGCACGACGAGGAGTTCGCCCGAGCCGTCACCGAACGCCTCATCCAGCCCAACAGCGAGGCGGTCCGGGCCCGGCTGCGCTCCGGGCAGGACGCCGGTCAGCTCGCCCCGGACGCCGACCTCGACCTCGCCGTGGAGATGCTCAACGGTCCGATCAACCACCGGTGGCTGCTGCGCACCGGACCGCTGACGCACGAGTACGTGGACCGGCTCGTGGACACGGTCCTGCGCGGACTGCGGCCCTGA
- a CDS encoding DUF6243 family protein, which translates to MSKNSDNLLGMGGQRTTVSRSAMRGNSAEAKGGPSDDARERKQELLRKLREKHSTQESKDTAGQS; encoded by the coding sequence ATGTCCAAGAACAGCGACAACCTTCTCGGGATGGGTGGGCAGCGCACCACCGTCTCCCGGTCCGCGATGCGCGGCAACAGCGCCGAGGCCAAGGGCGGTCCCAGCGACGACGCGCGCGAGCGCAAGCAGGAGCTGCTGCGCAAGCTTCGGGAGAAGCACTCCACCCAGGAGAGCAAGGACACCGCGGGTCAGTCATGA
- a CDS encoding methyltransferase domain-containing protein has translation MTARERNSALIEAIIADGTLTDAALVDAFRSVPRHLFIPENGALTANGGTLNAMGNPDRWLTAVYTDNAIVTRIEGPEVPRQRGRGAATSCSSAPTVLARMLELADLADGQKVLEVGTGTGWNTALLAHRLGDGSVTSVEIDERLLDAAREALRDAGFSPGTHLTDGHGGYPEAAPFDRIISACGVRRVPAAWLEQLTDDGLVVCPWGMLESAGVLMRLELGAGGAGAPGGSGVQGLAALGRFHGGVGFVPLRTPGSALPPVRDAGQQPDEYRLTQVDPVAPMLAFASAFAVSVMVPDWRMRRRWIGTGSGMWLCDRWGESWVRIYPYGTSWMIEQGGPRSIWDEVEEALLEWSALGKPDPSRFGLLVADDGEQRVWLDAPDGRSWPVGCPV, from the coding sequence TTGACCGCCAGAGAGCGTAACTCGGCTCTGATCGAGGCGATAATCGCGGACGGCACGCTGACCGACGCCGCACTCGTCGACGCCTTCCGTTCCGTGCCCCGTCACCTGTTCATCCCGGAGAACGGCGCGCTGACCGCCAACGGCGGCACCCTGAACGCCATGGGCAACCCCGACCGCTGGCTGACCGCCGTGTACACGGACAACGCCATCGTCACCAGGATCGAAGGGCCCGAAGTTCCCAGACAGCGCGGCAGAGGAGCCGCCACCTCGTGCAGCTCCGCGCCGACCGTGCTGGCGCGGATGCTGGAACTCGCCGACCTCGCCGACGGGCAGAAGGTGCTGGAGGTCGGCACCGGCACGGGATGGAACACCGCGCTGCTCGCCCACCGCCTCGGCGACGGATCCGTCACCTCGGTGGAGATCGACGAGCGGTTGCTGGATGCTGCCCGGGAGGCGCTCCGGGACGCGGGGTTCTCCCCCGGCACCCATCTGACCGACGGCCACGGCGGCTACCCGGAAGCGGCGCCCTTCGACCGGATCATCAGCGCCTGCGGGGTGCGCCGGGTGCCCGCGGCCTGGCTCGAACAGCTCACCGACGACGGACTCGTGGTGTGCCCCTGGGGGATGTTGGAGAGCGCGGGCGTACTCATGCGGCTCGAACTCGGCGCCGGGGGTGCCGGGGCCCCTGGGGGTTCAGGCGTTCAGGGCCTCGCGGCGCTGGGCCGCTTCCACGGCGGGGTCGGGTTCGTCCCGTTGCGCACGCCCGGTTCGGCCCTGCCCCCGGTACGAGACGCCGGACAGCAGCCGGACGAGTACCGGCTCACCCAGGTCGACCCGGTCGCCCCGATGCTGGCCTTCGCCTCGGCCTTCGCCGTCTCGGTCATGGTCCCGGACTGGCGGATGCGGCGCCGGTGGATCGGCACGGGTTCGGGGATGTGGCTGTGCGACCGGTGGGGGGAGTCGTGGGTGCGGATCTACCCCTACGGCACCTCGTGGATGATCGAGCAGGGTGGGCCCAGAAGCATCTGGGACGAGGTCGAGGAGGCCCTGCTGGAGTGGTCCGCCCTGGGAAAGCCCGACCCGAGCCGGTTCGGCCTGCTGGTGGCGGACGACGGGGAGCAGCGGGTGTGGCTGGACGCGCCGGACGGACGGTCCTGGCCGGTCGGCTGCCCGGTCTGA